One region of Haladaptatus cibarius D43 genomic DNA includes:
- a CDS encoding NADPH-dependent FMN reductase produces MANQPHIVAICGSLRDESATRVALSGALSGVEDAGGTGEFLDLREFDLPLYDAGDRLAGDAEELKRRVREADAVILGTPMYHGSYSSPLKTALDYCGFDEFEQKTVGLLAVAGGRFPITAMDHLRSVCRSLDAWVLPYEAAVPRAHSAVRNGKFTDDELAERVATLGEQVVRYCKIEPCPASFESEENIGAVD; encoded by the coding sequence ATGGCCAACCAACCACACATCGTTGCGATTTGCGGCAGTCTCCGGGACGAAAGCGCGACGCGCGTCGCGCTTTCCGGCGCACTCTCCGGCGTCGAGGACGCGGGTGGAACCGGCGAATTCCTCGATTTGCGCGAGTTCGACCTGCCGTTGTACGACGCGGGCGACCGATTGGCGGGCGATGCCGAAGAATTGAAACGTCGCGTGCGCGAGGCCGACGCGGTCATCCTCGGGACACCGATGTACCACGGGTCGTACTCCTCGCCGCTGAAGACGGCCCTCGACTACTGTGGCTTCGACGAGTTCGAACAGAAGACGGTCGGTCTGTTGGCGGTCGCGGGCGGTCGATTCCCGATCACCGCGATGGATCATCTTCGGTCTGTTTGCCGGTCGCTCGACGCGTGGGTGTTGCCCTACGAGGCCGCCGTGCCGCGGGCACACAGTGCGGTACGGAACGGGAAATTTACGGACGACGAGCTGGCAGAGCGGGTGGCAACGCTCGGTGAGCAGGTCGTTCGGTACTGCAAAATCGAACCGTGTCCGGCGAGTTTCGAGAGCGAAGAA
- a CDS encoding HhH-GPD family protein, with product MTDTSWSLPDNGEAVRDALVSWYEDDHRSFPWRETDDPYAILVSEVMSQQTQLGRVVTAWEAFLDRWPTADALAEADRSDVVGFWTSHSLGYNNRAKYLHESAKQVTTEYDGEFPKTPEELQNLQGVGPYTANAVASFAFNNGNAVVDTNVKRVLYRAFDIPDDDTAFEESASELMPDGESRVWNNAIMELGGVACEKTPSCDSAGCPWREWCHAYEIGDFTAPDVPTQPKFDGSRRQFRGRVISILKEYDELPLSKLGPRVRVDYGGEYGEAWLRELCSDLEDDGLVELETAGDDEGEQWIARLRQ from the coding sequence ATGACCGACACGTCGTGGTCGCTCCCGGACAACGGAGAGGCGGTGCGCGATGCCCTCGTTTCGTGGTACGAGGACGACCACCGAAGTTTCCCATGGCGTGAGACGGACGACCCCTACGCTATCCTCGTCTCCGAGGTGATGAGCCAGCAGACCCAACTCGGGCGCGTCGTGACGGCGTGGGAGGCGTTTCTCGACCGCTGGCCGACCGCGGACGCCCTCGCAGAGGCAGACCGCTCGGACGTGGTCGGCTTCTGGACAAGTCACAGCCTCGGCTACAACAACCGGGCGAAATACCTCCACGAGTCGGCAAAACAGGTCACCACGGAGTACGACGGAGAATTCCCAAAGACGCCCGAAGAACTCCAAAATTTGCAGGGCGTCGGCCCATACACCGCCAACGCAGTCGCCTCATTCGCCTTCAACAACGGAAACGCGGTGGTCGATACGAACGTCAAGCGCGTTCTGTACCGAGCATTCGACATACCGGACGACGACACCGCGTTCGAGGAATCCGCCAGCGAACTCATGCCGGACGGGGAATCCCGCGTCTGGAACAACGCCATCATGGAACTCGGCGGGGTCGCCTGCGAAAAGACGCCCTCCTGTGATTCGGCGGGATGCCCGTGGCGCGAGTGGTGTCACGCCTACGAAATCGGGGATTTCACGGCCCCCGACGTACCCACGCAACCGAAATTCGACGGCTCGCGTCGGCAGTTCCGCGGGCGCGTCATCTCGATTCTGAAGGAGTACGACGAACTCCCGCTGTCGAAACTCGGCCCTCGCGTCCGAGTCGATTACGGCGGAGAATATGGCGAAGCGTGGCTTCGTGAGTTGTGTTCGGATTTGGAAGACGATGGGTTGGTGGAACTGGAAACGGCGGGAGACGATGAAGGTGAACAGTGGATTGCACGACTCAGACAGTAG
- a CDS encoding DUF7344 domain-containing protein: MAETRDNRRNDRTDVRRRTGITSSLRRAIQTLGLNALLRLPPEMYDALSSEHRRTVVSYLHENDGKATTAELATHLVTAGVESDEKRARTALRHIHLPKLTEGGLVEWAPHRETVVFGGLMGR; this comes from the coding sequence ATGGCCGAAACACGAGATAATCGACGGAACGACCGAACCGATGTTCGCCGCCGAACTGGGATTACGTCCTCGCTCCGGCGGGCGATACAGACGCTCGGATTGAACGCGCTCCTTCGTCTTCCTCCGGAGATGTACGACGCGCTGTCCTCGGAGCATCGACGCACCGTCGTCAGCTACTTGCACGAAAACGACGGCAAAGCGACGACGGCGGAACTGGCGACCCACCTCGTAACCGCCGGTGTCGAATCGGACGAAAAACGGGCGCGGACGGCACTTCGGCACATTCACCTTCCGAAACTCACCGAAGGAGGATTGGTGGAGTGGGCACCCCACCGCGAAACAGTCGTCTTCGGGGGCCTGATGGGACGATGA
- a CDS encoding helix-turn-helix domain-containing protein, with the protein MSVTADLSILGEQFLLGTALLTDTDVHVELERVVPASRQVLPFFWAIGTDFDAFERDVQSNPNVEHLVSLDRVGNRVLYRVEWSKAVESLIYGIAEVGATILEAHGDDLWRFRLRFNDHESLSEFQTYCDEHDIDFHLDRVATETETEQNEFGLTPEQREALLLAVERGYFDVPRGVTLGELADEIGVSQQSVSERVRRGAGGVLESVLFETNANRA; encoded by the coding sequence ATGAGCGTCACGGCCGACCTCTCGATTCTTGGCGAACAGTTCCTCCTCGGAACTGCCCTCCTCACCGACACGGACGTTCACGTCGAACTGGAACGAGTGGTTCCGGCATCGCGGCAGGTGCTTCCGTTTTTCTGGGCCATCGGCACGGATTTCGACGCCTTCGAACGAGACGTGCAGTCGAACCCGAACGTCGAACATCTCGTCTCGCTGGATAGAGTGGGAAACCGCGTGCTCTACCGAGTCGAGTGGAGCAAGGCAGTCGAAAGTCTCATCTACGGCATCGCGGAAGTCGGCGCGACCATCCTTGAAGCGCACGGCGACGACCTCTGGCGATTTCGACTTCGGTTCAACGACCACGAATCGCTTTCGGAATTTCAAACGTACTGCGACGAACACGACATCGACTTTCATCTCGACCGCGTTGCGACGGAAACCGAAACCGAACAAAACGAGTTCGGGCTAACACCGGAACAACGGGAAGCACTCCTGTTGGCCGTCGAACGCGGCTACTTCGATGTCCCACGCGGTGTCACGCTGGGAGAACTCGCCGACGAAATCGGCGTCTCACAGCAATCCGTCTCCGAGCGCGTGCGGCGCGGTGCGGGCGGCGTGCTGGAATCCGTCCTCTTCGAGACGAACGCGAATCGGGCATGA
- a CDS encoding class-III pyridoxal-phosphate-dependent aminotransferase, with the protein MDRETAEPQVREMPGKKAKQWSDYHHQFAAPTTYVYDFVWDITEDAAGPFCTDVDGNVLLDFTSHVAAAPLGYNSPKIMDKIDEFDLPDPTKIAGQDFYAAGGWPPEDPEFPGPTQLMERLVDATSHYDMDTVFLSNSGAEAVENAIKISYNRGGHRAFTFDGAFHGRTLGALSLNRSKVAHRKDYPEVPGVVSVPYCSCTGACDCGWKTNGPGGNVIADKLDPAQGVIDPEEVSYVILEPVQGEGGYRVPNDEFIADIAEIQKTYDVNIIADEIQSGLGRTGEMWAVDHLELEPDVITSAKGLRVGATVSRSDVFPEEKGRLSSTWGAGDVLSSLQGVLTMDAIYEYDLLSNVEARGQQTRELIEDANPANVIDVRGRGLMLAIEFDTKDRREAVVDGALSRGLLTLGCGYKTLRLLPPLDVSEREIEIGVDLLLDAIEDAA; encoded by the coding sequence ATGGACCGGGAAACAGCCGAGCCACAGGTCCGGGAGATGCCCGGAAAGAAAGCGAAACAGTGGTCTGACTACCATCACCAGTTTGCCGCCCCGACGACATACGTCTACGACTTCGTCTGGGACATTACGGAAGACGCAGCTGGCCCCTTCTGTACCGACGTTGACGGCAACGTTCTTCTCGATTTTACCAGCCACGTCGCCGCCGCCCCACTCGGGTACAACAGCCCGAAGATTATGGATAAAATCGACGAGTTCGACCTGCCCGACCCGACGAAAATCGCGGGTCAGGACTTCTACGCCGCGGGTGGCTGGCCGCCGGAAGACCCCGAGTTCCCCGGCCCGACGCAGTTGATGGAGCGACTGGTCGATGCGACGAGCCACTACGACATGGACACCGTGTTCCTTTCTAACTCCGGCGCGGAAGCCGTCGAGAACGCTATCAAAATCAGCTACAACCGCGGCGGTCACCGCGCGTTCACCTTCGACGGTGCGTTCCACGGACGGACGCTCGGCGCGCTCTCGCTCAACCGCTCGAAAGTCGCCCACCGAAAGGACTACCCCGAAGTTCCGGGCGTCGTGAGCGTTCCGTACTGTTCCTGTACGGGTGCGTGTGACTGCGGCTGGAAGACGAACGGCCCGGGCGGCAACGTCATCGCCGATAAACTCGACCCCGCACAGGGCGTCATCGACCCCGAGGAAGTTTCCTACGTCATCCTCGAACCCGTGCAGGGAGAAGGCGGCTACCGCGTTCCGAACGACGAGTTCATCGCGGACATCGCCGAGATTCAGAAAACCTACGACGTCAACATCATCGCCGACGAAATCCAGTCCGGTCTGGGCCGAACCGGCGAGATGTGGGCGGTTGACCACCTCGAACTCGAACCGGACGTAATCACGAGCGCGAAGGGACTCCGCGTCGGCGCGACCGTCTCGCGTTCGGACGTATTCCCCGAAGAAAAAGGCCGACTCTCCTCGACGTGGGGTGCAGGGGACGTGCTTTCGTCGCTTCAGGGCGTTCTCACCATGGACGCAATTTACGAATACGACCTGCTCTCGAACGTCGAAGCACGCGGCCAGCAGACCCGCGAACTCATCGAGGACGCGAATCCCGCGAACGTCATCGACGTCCGCGGTCGCGGTCTGATGCTGGCCATCGAGTTCGACACGAAAGACCGCAGAGAGGCAGTCGTAGACGGCGCGCTCTCCCGCGGCCTGCTCACCCTTGGCTGTGGCTACAAAACGCTCCGTCTCCTTCCGCCGCTCGACGTGAGCGAACGCGAAATCGAAATCGGCGTCGATCTCCTTCTCGACGCCATCGAAGACGCGGCGTAA
- a CDS encoding MgtC/SapB family protein, whose protein sequence is MTGLEAVFASATLESDVVRIAIAGALGLFLGLEREWSQKSAGIRTFTLISLLGAAFTIVDKDILLALGGLLVIVQGILLAVQGLMDDEEDTGLSLTTSVSMLVTFGVGVLVAEGFILVGVTVAVVSSLLLVLKRELHSFAWGMSRQELRSAGEFAILAFVIYPLLPPGEIEMGSVMVSPRLVWLMVVTVAGIGIANYAIVETYGGRGIAVTGFFGGLASSTAVVGTMLDHVRQRPEAASYGVAAILLADAAMALRNLVIALAFTIGTPGKTLYGAIIPLGTIIIGSVAIAAYSADWSQKMDIDLESPFSLRNVLGFGLIFLFVVVGGALAKSQFGEAGFYITALLSGLVSSAGVTASAVTLYSGGNLDQQTAVFGILLATASSIVVKAALTISAPNRQFAYKVAVWSSVLLIGTAATAIVAVV, encoded by the coding sequence GTGACCGGATTAGAAGCCGTTTTCGCGTCGGCTACGTTGGAAAGCGATGTCGTTCGCATCGCCATCGCTGGAGCGTTGGGTCTGTTCCTCGGCCTCGAACGCGAATGGTCGCAAAAATCTGCGGGAATCCGAACGTTCACGCTCATCAGTCTCCTCGGTGCGGCGTTCACCATCGTCGATAAAGATATTCTCCTCGCGCTTGGGGGCCTCCTCGTCATCGTGCAGGGGATTCTCCTCGCGGTACAGGGATTGATGGACGACGAGGAGGATACGGGATTGTCCCTAACGACCTCCGTCTCGATGCTCGTCACCTTCGGCGTCGGCGTCCTCGTCGCGGAGGGATTCATCCTCGTCGGCGTCACCGTCGCCGTCGTGTCCTCGCTCCTCCTCGTGCTGAAGCGGGAACTCCACAGTTTCGCGTGGGGAATGTCGCGCCAAGAACTCAGGTCTGCAGGGGAGTTCGCTATCCTCGCGTTCGTCATCTACCCACTGCTCCCGCCGGGAGAAATCGAGATGGGGAGCGTCATGGTCAGCCCTCGCCTCGTCTGGTTGATGGTCGTCACCGTGGCCGGTATCGGCATCGCCAACTACGCCATCGTCGAAACCTACGGCGGGCGGGGCATCGCCGTCACGGGCTTTTTCGGCGGCCTCGCATCCTCGACTGCCGTGGTCGGGACGATGTTAGACCACGTTCGACAACGACCGGAAGCGGCCTCCTACGGCGTGGCCGCGATTTTGCTCGCCGACGCCGCGATGGCCCTTCGCAACCTCGTCATCGCGCTGGCGTTCACTATCGGCACCCCCGGTAAAACGCTGTACGGCGCGATTATCCCGCTTGGAACGATTATCATCGGTAGCGTCGCCATCGCCGCCTACTCGGCGGACTGGTCGCAGAAGATGGACATCGACCTCGAAAGTCCGTTCTCGCTCCGCAACGTCCTCGGATTCGGCCTTATCTTTCTGTTCGTCGTGGTCGGCGGCGCGCTGGCGAAAAGTCAGTTCGGGGAAGCCGGATTTTACATCACGGCCCTGCTATCCGGCCTCGTTTCGAGCGCGGGCGTCACCGCCTCCGCGGTGACGCTTTACAGCGGTGGCAATCTCGACCAGCAGACCGCCGTGTTCGGCATTCTGTTGGCTACTGCATCGAGCATCGTCGTCAAAGCGGCGCTGACGATTTCCGCACCGAATCGTCAGTTCGCCTACAAAGTTGCGGTGTGGAGCAGCGTCCTCCTCATCGGAACGGCGGCGACTGCAATCGTCGCCGTGGTTTGA
- a CDS encoding AI-2E family transporter: MVSGWNIDKSRAAWWLIGAVLGLATLFAVYSFIGTFVFGLFLYYATRPVYRRLKRRIRPPSLAAGVALLALALPAILLIVYTLAIAVQELTAVAQTTNIASLPEPVRQYANVSEIAQHPEQFITNGNNSRLIEQAFGSTLRYLTFIGNGALHLFVMIAIAFYLLRDDHKLSRWFRRAFSDSEGVLETYIERVDTDFNSIFFGNILNAFMTGTIGAISYNVLNMAAPAGLAIPYPTVVGLLTGVASLIPVVGMKLVYFPVTVVIGANALMDGGPDVLWFPAVFALVSFVIVDTIPDLVLRPYVSGRNLHVGMVMFAYIFGPLLFGWYGIFLGPMILVLVVHFVEVVLPELIAGRPIQPWAVDPTYIRGDEPLPQPPRDPEEAVSADMVGDGSAGTGDEAGDHGIETQRENDEKPSPEQ; the protein is encoded by the coding sequence ATGGTCAGCGGATGGAATATTGACAAATCTCGTGCCGCGTGGTGGTTGATAGGCGCGGTACTCGGACTGGCGACGCTGTTCGCCGTCTACTCGTTTATCGGGACTTTCGTCTTCGGTCTGTTTCTCTACTACGCGACGCGTCCGGTGTATCGGCGGCTGAAACGCCGTATCCGGCCGCCGAGCCTTGCCGCTGGCGTCGCGCTGTTGGCGCTCGCGCTCCCGGCGATTTTGCTCATCGTCTACACGCTCGCCATCGCGGTGCAGGAACTCACCGCCGTCGCGCAGACGACGAACATCGCGTCGCTTCCGGAACCGGTTCGTCAGTACGCGAACGTCTCCGAAATCGCCCAGCATCCGGAGCAGTTCATCACCAACGGAAACAACTCACGACTCATAGAGCAGGCGTTCGGTTCGACGCTCAGGTACCTCACGTTCATCGGAAACGGTGCCTTACATCTGTTCGTGATGATAGCCATCGCGTTCTACCTACTCCGCGACGACCACAAGCTTTCGCGGTGGTTCCGCCGGGCGTTCTCCGACAGCGAAGGCGTCCTCGAAACGTACATCGAGCGGGTTGACACCGACTTCAACAGCATCTTCTTCGGCAACATCCTGAACGCCTTCATGACCGGGACGATTGGCGCGATTTCGTACAACGTGCTGAACATGGCCGCGCCCGCCGGATTGGCAATCCCGTATCCGACCGTGGTGGGACTGCTGACCGGGGTCGCCAGTCTGATTCCCGTCGTCGGCATGAAACTCGTCTACTTCCCCGTGACCGTGGTCATCGGCGCGAATGCGCTAATGGACGGTGGGCCGGACGTGCTGTGGTTCCCTGCCGTGTTCGCCCTCGTCTCTTTCGTCATCGTGGACACCATCCCCGACCTCGTTTTGCGACCCTACGTGTCGGGGCGGAACCTCCACGTCGGCATGGTGATGTTCGCGTACATCTTCGGCCCGCTGCTGTTCGGTTGGTACGGTATCTTCCTCGGGCCGATGATTCTCGTCCTCGTCGTCCACTTCGTGGAGGTCGTCCTGCCGGAACTCATCGCTGGCAGACCGATTCAGCCGTGGGCAGTTGACCCGACGTACATCCGCGGCGACGAACCGCTTCCGCAACCGCCGCGCGACCCCGAAGAGGCGGTCAGCGCCGATATGGTCGGTGACGGCAGTGCGGGTACCGGCGACGAAGCGGGCGACCACGGCATCGAAACCCAAAGGGAAAACGACGAAAAGCCGTCTCCAGAACAGTAG
- a CDS encoding PadR family transcriptional regulator, whose protein sequence is MHELTGFQRDILYVIAGNGEPHGLAIQEDLEQYYDTEVHHGRLYPNLDTLVEKDLVEKGKRDERTNYYALTAHGKSHIDERKEWERQFVDR, encoded by the coding sequence ATGCACGAACTAACGGGGTTTCAGCGCGATATCCTGTACGTAATCGCCGGAAACGGCGAACCGCACGGGTTGGCCATCCAAGAGGATTTAGAGCAGTACTACGATACGGAAGTCCACCACGGACGGTTGTATCCGAACCTCGACACGCTCGTCGAAAAAGACCTCGTGGAGAAAGGAAAACGCGACGAACGGACGAACTACTACGCGCTCACCGCCCACGGAAAGAGCCACATCGACGAACGAAAGGAGTGGGAACGGCAGTTCGTTGACCGCTAA
- a CDS encoding amphi-Trp domain-containing protein, producing the protein MPEEVLFETENTQSRTEIAQYLRTVADKLDGGGSITLNAGNQSVTLDPPTNPVFEVKAERETSSSGSSELSVEFELEWKEGDSGGNGSGGSLEIE; encoded by the coding sequence ATGCCAGAAGAAGTCCTGTTCGAAACTGAGAACACACAGAGCCGAACCGAAATCGCCCAGTACCTTCGCACTGTCGCCGACAAACTCGACGGCGGCGGTTCGATTACGCTGAACGCGGGTAATCAGTCCGTCACGCTCGACCCGCCGACCAACCCCGTCTTCGAAGTGAAAGCCGAGCGCGAAACCTCGTCGTCCGGTTCGAGCGAGCTCAGCGTCGAGTTCGAACTCGAATGGAAAGAGGGCGACAGCGGTGGCAACGGCAGTGGTGGGTCGCTGGAAATCGAGTAA
- a CDS encoding DUF1028 domain-containing protein, with amino-acid sequence MPRPSTFSIVARDPERDAVGVAVQSKFVGVGAVVPFVNADAGAVATQSYANVAYGPDGLDLLRDGRPADEVVMELTGADPDFESRQVGIVGQDGSVSAFTGDDCFDYAGDIQGEDYTVQGNILENRETLEAMAETFEETEGGLPERLIAALHAGNDAGGDKRGEQSAALYVAKPEGGYDGRNDRWVDVRVDDHEAPIDELERVFKIYDVTLLERAEPDETRELSENTASEVAETLGELGFFEGTPTEEFGDKERDALEEFRGMNNFENHSLAVLEDALARGWDDSSGEGEEKMVDAIWHGLSRLERK; translated from the coding sequence ATGCCACGACCATCGACGTTTTCCATCGTCGCGCGCGACCCCGAACGGGACGCGGTCGGTGTCGCAGTCCAATCGAAGTTCGTCGGCGTCGGGGCCGTCGTCCCCTTCGTCAACGCCGACGCAGGCGCGGTCGCCACACAGAGCTACGCCAACGTCGCCTACGGGCCGGACGGACTCGACCTGCTTCGGGACGGACGCCCCGCCGACGAAGTCGTGATGGAACTCACCGGGGCCGACCCCGACTTCGAATCCCGGCAGGTCGGCATCGTCGGACAGGACGGCTCGGTTTCCGCCTTCACGGGCGACGACTGTTTCGACTACGCGGGGGACATTCAGGGCGAGGACTACACGGTGCAGGGGAACATTTTGGAGAACCGCGAGACGCTCGAAGCCATGGCCGAGACGTTCGAGGAAACCGAGGGCGGCCTCCCGGAGCGACTCATCGCCGCGCTCCACGCGGGCAACGACGCGGGTGGCGACAAGCGCGGCGAGCAGAGCGCGGCGCTTTACGTCGCCAAACCGGAAGGCGGGTACGACGGGCGAAACGACCGCTGGGTTGACGTGCGCGTGGACGACCACGAGGCCCCAATCGACGAACTGGAGCGCGTGTTCAAAATCTACGACGTGACCTTGCTGGAACGCGCGGAACCCGACGAAACGCGTGAGCTGTCGGAGAACACCGCGAGCGAAGTCGCCGAAACGCTCGGCGAACTCGGTTTTTTCGAAGGGACGCCCACGGAGGAGTTCGGGGATAAAGAGCGGGACGCCCTCGAAGAGTTTCGCGGGATGAACAACTTCGAGAATCATTCGCTTGCCGTGTTGGAGGACGCACTCGCCCGCGGATGGGACGATTCTTCGGGGGAGGGAGAAGAGAAAATGGTTGACGCGATTTGGCACGGACTCTCGCGTTTAGAGCGGAAGTGA
- a CDS encoding DUF7528 family protein, whose translation MLVRGERHELSRCEADRLREALGRALTRRTEFFNTVGEHRDDGSYVVSRRGADSSGHRKVFQNFDALAELYDRLPPEFTAEDTGNAGSAGERGLTGGRRHMLVHHFAEHPEFDCELVSRQPLTARKENGLK comes from the coding sequence GTGCTGGTTCGCGGCGAACGCCATGAACTCTCCAGGTGCGAGGCAGACCGCCTACGCGAAGCACTCGGACGGGCGCTGACCCGACGAACCGAGTTTTTCAACACTGTCGGCGAACACCGCGACGACGGAAGCTACGTCGTTTCGCGTAGAGGCGCGGATTCGTCCGGCCATCGAAAGGTGTTTCAGAACTTCGACGCGCTGGCAGAACTGTACGACCGACTGCCGCCGGAGTTCACTGCTGAAGATACCGGGAACGCCGGAAGCGCCGGAGAACGCGGATTGACCGGCGGGCGGAGACACATGCTCGTTCACCACTTCGCGGAACATCCCGAGTTCGACTGCGAACTCGTTTCGCGCCAACCGCTCACCGCGAGAAAGGAGAACGGTTTGAAATAG
- a CDS encoding DUF7117 family protein, translating into MKIRGTRECQNCGTQWSYYDTGSVACPTCESMQSVGLEDDRVQHTDSAVTLNLTEAREAVDERPLREVSALVADTTREYARKRGFINGGELQPLDDTYLVAQELRHIADVFSRALEISDDEELYFFSLLRGADDGERPSTMDVPDSLHEVRGLADAEALQDYHDEMSDWAREHDVGREGRNTLETLGEHVRRARALEGGLDIDTADALVSSTCELASYLREGDEDALVRTRDTLGRIE; encoded by the coding sequence ATGAAGATTCGAGGCACCCGCGAATGCCAAAACTGCGGCACGCAGTGGTCGTATTACGACACCGGAAGCGTGGCCTGTCCGACCTGCGAGAGCATGCAGAGCGTCGGACTGGAAGACGACCGCGTTCAGCACACTGACAGCGCCGTAACCCTCAATTTGACGGAGGCACGCGAAGCGGTCGATGAGCGTCCGCTCCGCGAGGTTTCTGCTCTCGTCGCGGACACCACGCGCGAGTACGCCAGAAAGCGCGGGTTCATCAACGGTGGCGAACTGCAACCGTTGGACGACACCTATCTCGTGGCGCAGGAACTCAGGCACATCGCGGACGTGTTCTCCCGCGCGCTGGAAATCAGTGACGACGAGGAACTGTACTTTTTCTCCCTGCTTCGCGGGGCGGACGACGGGGAACGTCCCTCGACGATGGACGTGCCGGACTCACTGCACGAAGTCCGCGGCCTCGCGGATGCAGAAGCGCTGCAGGATTATCACGACGAGATGAGCGATTGGGCGAGAGAACACGATGTGGGACGGGAGGGAAGAAATACGCTCGAAACCCTCGGCGAACACGTTCGTCGCGCTCGTGCGCTTGAAGGTGGTCTGGACATCGACACGGCGGACGCACTAGTGTCATCGACGTGTGAACTTGCGAGCTACCTCCGCGAGGGTGACGAAGACGCACTGGTCAGGACACGCGATACCCTCGGGCGAATCGAGTAA